One genomic segment of Hordeum vulgare subsp. vulgare chromosome 2H, MorexV3_pseudomolecules_assembly, whole genome shotgun sequence includes these proteins:
- the LOC123429298 gene encoding uncharacterized protein LOC123429298 gives MGLGQVHVIIPIFLFFSFAPYYITSVESLDLDGTLQTNEKDGTLSRSKPFQLNGRIKTDGKGNTISHYAMWHTEPGKFYGLRAEMSIWGSPNQENYQDSGSAIQIYCQKGEHYSLIEAGFHVSPSMYHNRDVRFFTYTTRDTKSAGCYNLQCPGFVPASGAALVPGQAISPQSTYGEADYYARLSLNEDPKSGDWVVYRHDLDRPSFLGHFPAQLCPGKTRILALTGFVNYLKNTHGPPMGSGHFPDDEDDKRSAYFRHIKIYDASGQARDPITTHMIQLVNKPDCYNETDFTVKINRGYVFYYGGPNGCIG, from the exons ATGGGTCTTGGTCAGGTTCATGTTATCATACCAATATTTCTCTTCTTTTCATTTGCACCTTATTACATCACTTCAGTCGAATCACTAGATCTGGATGGCACTCTACAAACAAATGAGAAG GATGGTACTCTTTCAAGATCCAAGCCTTTTCAGCTCAACGGGAGGATTAAAACAGATGGAAAAGGCAACACTATATCTCAT TATGCAATGTGGCACACAGAGCCAGGAAAATTCTATGGTCTTCGAGCTGAAATGAGTATATGGGGTTCGCCTAATCAAGAAAACTATCAAGACTCCGGCTCAGCCATACAGATCTACTGTCAAAAAGGGGAACACTACAGCTTAATTGAAGCTGGGTTTCAT GTTTCCCCCTCTATGTATCATAACAGAGATGTCCGATTCTTTACATACACGACG AGGGACACCAAATCTGCAGGTTGCTATAACTTGCAGTGCCCAGGATTTGTTCCTGCAAGTGGAGCCGCACTAGTGCCTGGCCAAGCTATCTCTCCCCAATCAACTTATGGCGAAGCGGATTACTACGCCAGGCTTAGCCTAAACGAG GATCCAAAATCTGGAGACTGGGTGGTGTATCGACATGATTTAGACAGACCGTCATTCTTGGGGCATTTTCCAGCACAACTTTGCCCTGGAAAAACACGAATACTAGCCCTGACAGGATTTGTGAATTATCTAAAAAATACACATGGCCCTCCAATGGGAAGTGGTCACTTcccggatgatgaagatgataagAGATCTGCATACTTTAGGCATATTAAGATCTACGATGCCAGCGGCCAAGCTCGGGACCCAATTACAACTCACATGATCCAGTTAGTTAACAAGCCAGATTGCTACAATGAAACTGACTTCACAGTTAAAATCAATAGGGGCTACGTGTTTTACTATGGTGGACCTAATGGTTGTATTGGTTGA